One region of Pseudoalteromonas piscicida genomic DNA includes:
- a CDS encoding YebC/PmpR family DNA-binding transcriptional regulator, with the protein MGRAFEVRKNAMAKTAAAKTKVNSKYGKEIYVVAKNGGADPETNLSLRRLIDKAKKDQVPAHVIDKAIEKAAGGAGEDYTPARYEGYGPGNSMIIVDCLTDNMNRTIKDVRLPFTKTGSNLGNPGCVAHMFDHFAILGFAGDDDESVLEALMMADVDVTDVEVEDGQVSVFAPHTEYFKAKTALTEAFEGITFEVDEITWVPQTHVEIEDPEAIETFEKLINMLEDVDDVQNVYHNAIVKR; encoded by the coding sequence ATGGGCAGAGCATTTGAAGTCCGCAAAAACGCCATGGCAAAAACGGCGGCGGCAAAAACAAAAGTAAACTCAAAATACGGAAAAGAGATTTACGTTGTTGCTAAAAATGGCGGCGCAGATCCTGAAACGAACTTGTCACTACGTCGTTTAATCGACAAAGCAAAGAAAGATCAAGTTCCTGCACACGTTATTGATAAAGCAATCGAAAAAGCGGCAGGCGGTGCAGGTGAGGATTACACGCCAGCACGTTACGAAGGTTACGGTCCTGGCAATAGCATGATTATCGTTGACTGTTTAACAGACAACATGAACCGTACTATCAAAGATGTTCGCTTACCGTTTACCAAAACTGGTTCAAACTTAGGTAACCCAGGCTGTGTGGCACATATGTTTGACCACTTTGCAATCTTAGGATTTGCAGGTGATGACGACGAGTCAGTTTTGGAAGCGCTAATGATGGCTGATGTTGATGTTACTGACGTAGAAGTTGAAGACGGCCAAGTTTCTGTTTTCGCACCTCACACTGAATACTTCAAGGCGAAAACAGCACTGACAGAAGCGTTTGAGGGGATCACGTTTGAGGTAGACGAAATCACTTGGGTTCCGCAAACTCACGTAGAAATCGAAGATCCAGAAGCAATCGAGACATTCGAAAAGCTAATCAATATGCTTGAAGATGTGGATGACGTACAAAACGTTTATCACAATGCGATTGTAAAAAGATAA
- a CDS encoding calmodulin, protein MKTLAIALSAAVLSFASVGAHADSEFDKYDVDGDGYISLGESKANPNLMAQFKDLDADQDGQLSQSEFDNFEG, encoded by the coding sequence ATGAAAACTTTAGCAATCGCACTATCAGCAGCTGTACTTTCTTTCGCATCAGTAGGTGCTCACGCAGACTCTGAGTTTGATAAATACGATGTTGATGGAGATGGTTACATCTCACTAGGCGAATCAAAAGCAAATCCAAATTTGATGGCGCAGTTTAAAGATCTTGATGCCGACCAAGACGGCCAGCTAAGCCAGTCTGAGTTTGATAACTTTGAAGGCTAA
- a CDS encoding EF-hand domain-containing protein — translation MKKLATAITAATVLFAGSAMAAEFNDFDLDKDGFISKSEASLSESLASIFDKLDSDGDGKLSEKEFNQ, via the coding sequence ATGAAAAAGTTAGCAACAGCAATTACAGCCGCCACAGTACTTTTTGCCGGCTCAGCAATGGCAGCAGAATTTAACGATTTTGATTTAGACAAAGACGGTTTTATCTCTAAAAGCGAAGCGTCACTGTCAGAGTCTCTTGCTTCAATTTTTGATAAGCTAGACAGCGACGGAGATGGCAAACTGTCCGAGAAAGAATTTAATCAGTAA
- a CDS encoding EF-hand domain-containing protein codes for MKNVLAALSIAGLSMVSASAFAGGDFEKLDTDDNGSISVTEASVSTSLTEQFADLDTNADGELSKSEYANYEG; via the coding sequence ATGAAAAACGTACTAGCAGCACTATCTATCGCAGGTTTATCAATGGTTTCAGCATCAGCATTTGCTGGTGGCGATTTCGAAAAACTAGATACCGATGACAACGGTTCAATCAGTGTAACGGAAGCGAGCGTAAGCACTTCGTTAACTGAGCAGTTTGCTGACTTAGACACGAACGCCGATGGCGAGCTAAGCAAATCTGAGTACGCGAACTACGAAGGTTAA
- a CDS encoding EF-hand domain-containing protein — translation MKNVLIALSFTGLTMASANTIAGEDFASYDTDGNGAISMSEAKVNTALIEQFKDLDVNADGELNETEFSNFKG, via the coding sequence ATGAAAAATGTACTTATCGCACTATCATTCACAGGGCTAACAATGGCTTCAGCAAATACTATCGCTGGTGAAGATTTCGCAAGCTATGACACAGACGGCAACGGTGCTATTAGCATGAGCGAAGCAAAAGTAAATACAGCGCTTATCGAACAGTTTAAAGACTTAGATGTAAACGCTGACGGAGAACTAAACGAAACTGAGTTCTCTAACTTTAAAGGTTAA
- a CDS encoding SH3 domain-containing protein — MELNLETKQLDIEYEVIKEHINEFPTPITFKQGARLTVGEEYEGEEGWENWFFCKTEEQVSGWVPAQVFHLVNPKQGVALMDYTAQELSVVQGEQLLGHNQLNGWAWCASKKSELQGGYRFVI, encoded by the coding sequence ATGGAGTTAAACTTGGAAACTAAGCAGTTAGATATCGAATACGAAGTAATCAAGGAACATATCAATGAGTTTCCGACCCCCATCACGTTTAAACAAGGTGCCAGATTGACCGTTGGTGAAGAATATGAAGGCGAAGAGGGATGGGAAAATTGGTTTTTCTGTAAAACTGAGGAGCAAGTGTCTGGTTGGGTACCTGCTCAAGTGTTTCACTTAGTCAATCCCAAACAGGGTGTCGCATTAATGGACTATACCGCTCAGGAACTATCAGTAGTTCAAGGTGAACAGCTGTTGGGTCATAACCAACTCAATGGTTGGGCGTGGTGCGCAAGTAAAAAGTCAGAGCTGCAAGGTGGGTACCGCTTCGTAATCTAA
- a CDS encoding crotonobetainyl-CoA--carnitine CoA-transferase produces the protein MKLRTVCATTIGVLVSTMALAATLSFQDVDKDKDGQISQQEASVSSTLLGQFEKLDADKNGQLSASEFSNFKG, from the coding sequence ATGAAACTTAGAACGGTATGTGCAACGACCATAGGTGTATTAGTGAGCACGATGGCTTTGGCAGCAACCTTGTCATTTCAAGATGTAGACAAGGATAAAGACGGGCAGATCAGCCAGCAGGAAGCGTCGGTATCATCAACACTACTTGGTCAGTTCGAGAAGCTAGATGCAGACAAAAATGGTCAGTTAAGCGCTTCTGAATTCTCTAACTTTAAAGGCTAG
- a CDS encoding methyl-accepting chemotaxis protein → MITFGLGKAKKQDGQDAALFQHFKATTPYLEVDYQTDIFQLSSAFNHLLGYPVNHTLKSLSSICHTSEDSAALKRGLAQLEHQAHVKVELSLNAASDKPKKLQLALSPTQEGRILVVATDISDYLTVIANMSANLRALSASFAIIEFDMHGKVLSANDNFLSVMGYSLEEIQGKHHSLFVKDDYAASEEYQAFWQHLNNGEFFEGEFARQTKSGETIWIQATYNPIFDELNRPIKVVKYASDITAQKSRAAAFQGQIDAIKHTQAVIEFDPYGNIKTANTLFLNAVGYTLSEIQGQHHRLFVAEEDAESSEYQDFWHALRQGKHQSGEFKRLTKSGNTLWIQATYTPIYDENGQLEKIVKYASDITQAKQASFDFAGQLKAINRSQAVIEFDLQGNILKANENFLSVMGYKKEEIIGKHHSMFVDSFYAQSSEYKAFWQRLKQGQFESGEFHRLGKGGKAIWISATYNPILDEQGKPLKVVKFATDITEQKTIAADFDGQLQAIRKSQAVIEFAMDGTILWANDSFLDTMGYTLDEIKGKHHRIFATHEQATSPEYLQFWQKLNRGEFDSGQYLRLAKQGKEVWIQASYNPILDQQGRPFKVVKYATDITEQKQAIEHIKNAILAMEQGDLRHRITHHLGGEFSILQQAMNGLFDKLSDLVNTINHGAEQVFDVAKQIANNNEELNSRIENQAASLEETAATMEELTATVKKNANSASYAAEKTTFVREKAHAGKVSIDDAITAVGKIESYSTKISDIISVIDEIAFQTNLLALNASVEAARAGEAGRGFAVVAGEVRNLAQRSASAAREIKALIKNSVDAVAQGSKLVYESGTTFDELMQSIAEVSKMVADIDNAGKEQAEGIAAVSTTIAQMDNITQQNVTLVETTSRSGKNMENQAKLLTDQVSFFQL, encoded by the coding sequence ATGATCACGTTTGGTTTGGGAAAAGCAAAAAAGCAAGATGGACAAGATGCCGCGCTGTTTCAACACTTTAAGGCAACAACCCCTTACTTAGAAGTGGATTATCAAACAGATATTTTTCAGCTTAGTTCGGCTTTCAACCACTTACTCGGATATCCAGTTAACCACACACTGAAATCACTCAGCTCTATATGTCACACCTCTGAGGATTCTGCTGCACTTAAGCGCGGGCTAGCTCAACTTGAACATCAAGCACATGTAAAGGTTGAGCTCTCTCTCAATGCTGCGAGCGACAAGCCAAAAAAACTACAACTGGCGCTATCACCTACTCAAGAAGGCAGAATTTTAGTCGTTGCGACTGACATCAGTGATTATCTCACAGTCATCGCCAACATGAGTGCAAATTTACGTGCTTTATCAGCGTCCTTCGCAATTATCGAGTTCGACATGCACGGCAAGGTGCTGAGCGCTAATGATAACTTTTTATCCGTTATGGGTTACAGCTTAGAAGAAATACAAGGCAAGCATCACAGCCTGTTTGTAAAAGATGACTACGCTGCCAGTGAAGAATATCAAGCATTTTGGCAACACCTAAATAATGGCGAGTTTTTTGAAGGTGAATTCGCAAGGCAAACAAAATCAGGCGAAACTATATGGATCCAAGCCACTTATAATCCTATTTTCGATGAACTGAATCGGCCTATTAAAGTCGTAAAATATGCCTCAGACATCACAGCACAAAAATCAAGAGCAGCAGCTTTTCAAGGGCAAATTGATGCCATCAAACACACTCAAGCCGTTATTGAATTTGACCCTTACGGCAACATTAAGACTGCAAACACGCTATTTTTAAATGCAGTTGGTTACACATTAAGTGAAATACAAGGCCAACACCATCGACTATTTGTGGCAGAAGAAGACGCTGAGAGTAGCGAATATCAAGACTTTTGGCACGCTTTACGACAAGGTAAACATCAATCAGGTGAGTTTAAACGCCTAACCAAATCAGGAAACACTCTGTGGATCCAAGCTACGTATACTCCCATCTATGACGAAAATGGCCAGTTGGAAAAAATCGTCAAATATGCCTCGGATATTACTCAAGCAAAGCAGGCGTCTTTCGACTTTGCTGGACAACTCAAAGCCATCAATCGCTCGCAAGCTGTTATCGAGTTTGATTTGCAAGGTAATATTTTAAAAGCAAATGAAAACTTCCTGTCTGTCATGGGCTACAAGAAAGAAGAAATCATTGGCAAGCATCACAGTATGTTCGTCGACAGCTTTTACGCGCAAAGCAGTGAATACAAAGCATTCTGGCAGCGTTTAAAGCAGGGCCAGTTTGAATCCGGAGAGTTTCACCGTTTAGGGAAAGGTGGTAAAGCAATCTGGATTAGTGCTACCTACAACCCAATTTTAGATGAGCAAGGCAAGCCTCTAAAAGTTGTTAAGTTTGCGACGGACATTACTGAACAAAAGACCATTGCTGCTGATTTTGATGGTCAGCTTCAGGCTATTCGCAAATCACAAGCGGTTATTGAGTTTGCAATGGATGGTACCATTTTATGGGCTAATGACTCGTTCCTAGATACGATGGGGTACACACTTGACGAAATCAAAGGTAAACATCATCGTATTTTTGCCACACACGAACAAGCCACTAGTCCTGAATACCTGCAATTTTGGCAGAAGCTCAATCGGGGAGAGTTCGACTCGGGGCAATACTTAAGACTTGCAAAACAAGGTAAAGAGGTATGGATCCAAGCGTCCTATAACCCTATCCTCGATCAACAAGGCCGCCCCTTTAAAGTTGTTAAATATGCAACGGACATCACAGAACAAAAGCAAGCTATTGAACATATCAAAAATGCCATCTTGGCAATGGAACAAGGCGATTTAAGACATAGGATCACCCATCACTTAGGTGGCGAGTTTTCAATACTGCAACAAGCGATGAATGGCTTATTCGATAAATTGAGCGACTTAGTAAACACCATAAACCACGGCGCAGAGCAAGTGTTCGATGTGGCGAAACAAATAGCAAATAACAACGAAGAACTTAATAGCCGTATTGAGAACCAAGCTGCAAGCTTAGAAGAAACCGCCGCCACAATGGAAGAGCTGACCGCAACCGTCAAAAAGAATGCTAATAGCGCAAGCTACGCTGCAGAGAAAACTACCTTTGTCAGGGAAAAAGCACACGCAGGTAAGGTATCTATTGATGATGCAATTACCGCAGTGGGCAAAATTGAATCCTACAGCACAAAAATCTCTGACATTATCAGCGTCATTGACGAAATCGCTTTCCAAACGAACCTCTTAGCACTCAATGCTTCCGTTGAAGCAGCAAGGGCTGGTGAAGCTGGTCGTGGGTTTGCCGTGGTTGCCGGAGAAGTGAGAAACCTTGCTCAACGTAGTGCATCAGCAGCACGTGAAATCAAAGCTCTGATCAAAAATAGCGTTGATGCGGTGGCGCAAGGCAGTAAACTTGTATACGAGTCTGGCACGACTTTCGATGAGCTAATGCAATCAATTGCCGAGGTGAGCAAAATGGTGGCAGACATAGATAACGCGGGGAAAGAGCAAGCTGAGGGCATAGCTGCTGTTTCCACCACCATCGCACAAATGGATAATATTACTCAGCAAAACGTCACCTTAGTTGAAACAACATCTCGCTCAGGTAAAAATATGGAAAATCAAGCTAAACTACTTACCGATCAAGTTTCGTTTTTTCAACTATGA
- a CDS encoding calmodulin → MKNVLAALSIAGLTFASASALAGEDFTKYDTDGNGTISMTEAKVNQSLAEQFTQLDSNADGELSESEFANYQG, encoded by the coding sequence ATGAAAAACGTATTAGCAGCACTTTCAATTGCAGGTTTAACATTCGCTTCAGCTTCTGCATTAGCTGGTGAAGATTTCACTAAATATGATACTGACGGTAATGGCACCATCAGCATGACTGAGGCAAAAGTAAATCAGTCCCTTGCAGAGCAATTTACGCAACTAGACAGCAATGCCGACGGCGAGTTAAGCGAGTCTGAATTCGCAAACTATCAAGGTTAA